The following proteins are co-located in the Candidatus Krumholzibacteriia bacterium genome:
- a CDS encoding metallophosphoesterase: MGASHGGINVTRCLFASDLHGRLDRYEKLLREIDTRRPAAVFLGGDLLPHAFHDADFIGTVLAPRLESLRTNMQADYPPIFVVLGNDDPRTEEPACAALTGRGLWHYIHDRRVELAGYDVYGYACVPPTPFGLKDWEVYDVSRYTPHGCLSPEEGFRTVAVAPEKIRYATISEDINSLAENRSMQRAVWLFHTPPHETRLDRAALDGRAIDGVPLDVHVGSIAVRRFIEEKQPLVTLHGHIHESARLTGSWRDRIGETHLFSAAHDGPELALVQFDLEKPADAERLLL; the protein is encoded by the coding sequence ATGGGTGCCAGCCATGGCGGGATCAACGTGACACGCTGCCTGTTTGCATCCGACCTCCACGGGCGGCTCGATCGCTACGAGAAACTCCTCCGCGAAATCGATACCCGGCGCCCCGCCGCCGTCTTTCTCGGCGGCGACCTCCTGCCCCACGCGTTCCACGACGCAGACTTCATCGGGACCGTCCTGGCTCCCCGCCTCGAGTCACTGCGAACGAACATGCAGGCGGACTATCCGCCCATCTTCGTCGTCCTGGGCAACGACGACCCGCGCACCGAGGAGCCGGCGTGCGCCGCGCTCACCGGGCGCGGCCTGTGGCACTACATCCATGATCGCCGCGTGGAACTCGCCGGGTACGACGTGTACGGCTACGCGTGCGTGCCGCCCACGCCCTTCGGTCTCAAGGACTGGGAGGTGTACGACGTGTCGCGCTACACGCCCCACGGGTGCCTGTCGCCCGAGGAGGGTTTCCGCACCGTGGCGGTGGCACCGGAGAAGATCCGCTACGCGACCATCAGCGAGGACATCAATTCGCTGGCGGAGAACCGGAGCATGCAGCGCGCGGTGTGGCTCTTCCACACGCCGCCCCACGAGACCCGGCTGGACCGCGCCGCGCTGGATGGCAGGGCAATCGACGGCGTGCCACTGGACGTGCACGTGGGTAGCATCGCGGTGCGGCGTTTCATCGAGGAGAAACAGCCGCTCGTCACCCTGCACGGCCACATCCACGAGTCCGCGCGCCTGACCGGAAGCTGGCGCGACCGTATCGGAGAGACGCACCTCTTCAGCGCCGCCCACGACGGCCCCGAGCTGGCCCTGGTCCAGTTCGACCTGGAGAAACCGGCGGACGCGGAGCGCCTGCTGCTGTAG